From a region of the Streptacidiphilus albus JL83 genome:
- the rpsI gene encoding 30S ribosomal protein S9 produces the protein MAETTAETALEVDETFEIEAEEPTEYTTESLVGRFAEAVPAAGLGRRKEAIARVRIVPGTGVWKINGRTLEEYLPNKVHQQIVNEPFKLLELDGRYDVIARINGGGISGQAYALRLGVARALNEVDVDANRPALKKAGFLTRDPRAVERKKAGLKKARKAPQYSKR, from the coding sequence GTGGCCGAGACCACTGCCGAGACCGCGCTCGAGGTCGACGAGACCTTCGAGATCGAGGCCGAGGAGCCCACCGAGTACACCACCGAGTCGCTTGTCGGCCGTTTCGCCGAGGCCGTTCCGGCCGCCGGCCTCGGTCGTCGCAAGGAGGCGATCGCCCGCGTGCGCATCGTCCCCGGCACCGGTGTCTGGAAGATCAACGGTCGCACCCTGGAGGAGTACCTCCCCAACAAGGTGCACCAGCAGATCGTCAACGAGCCCTTCAAGCTCCTGGAGCTTGACGGCCGCTACGACGTCATCGCCCGTATCAACGGCGGCGGCATCTCCGGCCAGGCCTACGCGCTGCGCCTGGGCGTCGCCCGTGCGCTGAACGAGGTCGACGTCGACGCGAACCGCCCGGCGCTGAAGAAGGCCGGCTTCCTGACCCGTGACCCGCGCGCCGTCGAGCGCAAGAAGGCCGGTCTGAAGAAGGCCCGCAAGGCGCCGCAGTACAGCAAGCGCTAA